CCAAAGCTTTTATTTGGCGGCTGCAATGAATTATTAGGTCGTCAGAGTGAGCCTTCTATAGGTGAGTTCGCTTGGCCTTTACGGAAAATTCAACCCACGAGAGGAGGAAGAAGATGCCGTTAAAGATCAGAAGGTTTTACGCTTCGATTTTACTGGTTTTAGTCACATTTGCTGCGGTTTCCTACACGCAGACCACCGATCCCGCTCCGGCACAGAACACCGCTCCGCCCACTTCGGGCGATGTGATGCGCGACCGCATTTCAAAGGCAAAGGCCTTTATCGCGGTGATGAATTACAACGCCGCCATTTTCGAGCTGGAGAATATTCGCCGCGAATCCGGCGATCAGGCCGTGCGTTCGGTGGTCAACGTCCTGCTGATGAATAGCTTTGTCGAAAAGGGCGATTACAAACGCGCGCAGGATCTGTTGACCGAGTTTTTCACCAACGAGCAAAAGAACGGCGCGTCGCGGCCGCTTAATGGGTACATGGCCGTCGCGGGCCAGGTCGTCCGCGTCGCGCGTAATCGCGTCGAACGCTATCGCGTGCTTGGGCTTACCGTCAACGACCGCGCACTGCCGCTTGAGGCGGTGAACGATCTGGAAAAAATGCGCGAGACGCTCGAACTGGTCATCGACCAATCGCGTGAACTCGGCAAAGACAACGCAAAGACCGCCGACGCGATGGCGATGATGGAAGAGGCCGTGGCCGCACGCGGAGCACTCGCACGCGACAGCTTTGATACGCGGCGTTGGCAGGACAAGCTTTCGGACACGCGCGAGCAGATGGCAAATTCGCGCAGCACCGTGCTGAACGCTATCAACGACGGAACTCCGGAACCGCCGAAAGCCGAGCCCGC
This sequence is a window from Acidobacteriota bacterium. Protein-coding genes within it:
- a CDS encoding TonB family protein, which produces MPLKIRRFYASILLVLVTFAAVSYTQTTDPAPAQNTAPPTSGDVMRDRISKAKAFIAVMNYNAAIFELENIRRESGDQAVRSVVNVLLMNSFVEKGDYKRAQDLLTEFFTNEQKNGASRPLNGYMAVAGQVVRVARNRVERYRVLGLTVNDRALPLEAVNDLEKMRETLELVIDQSRELGKDNAKTADAMAMMEEAVAARGALARDSFDTRRWQDKLSDTREQMANSRSTVLNAINDGTPEPPKAEPAAPANAAAAPSVTQTASQTASQPAVRSGTAAVAASKPAEQKPAATQNDRPVVVVGKSAPETVAKKETPPPAPEKTESSSDGPLEVGSLTGYATSQTRPVYPPAARTVRASGVVRVDLMVDENGDVAEIQNVSGPVILQAAAKDAVRKWRFRPFTRDGQPVRATGFVSFNFAL